gactcctaagtcctctcacacccagacctgtttagaggagtgtcatttaaggagtaattatgtgagaggttattcctacctacactcagaatactacacttcccgacattgaattccatctgccacttccccgcccaattacaaagtctgtcaagctcatcctggagaacgctagcgtcctggtctgattggattactctaccgatcttggtatcatctgcgaacttaatGACATCACTCTTAATTCCTatgtccaaatcattgatgtaagtgataaaaagcagcggacccagcaccgaccccagtggaactccactcgtaacactgccccattcagattatttaccattgatttgcactctctgctttctaccactaggccacgccctgatccagttcaagactttcccatctacgcagTGAGCCTGtgattttagtaatagccggtgatgggggactttgtcgaacgctttccTGAAATCTAGATATACTATGTCATAgatttcatctctgtcaaccgcctcgattactttagtgtagaaggataacaaattagtaaggcaagacctacctttcgtaaatccatgctgtgagtcatgaattaaagtATGCTCCtagctataattgactccaacatcttgcctacaactgatattaagctaattgggtgataatttgaggtggttgacttgtttccctttttgaaaattggcgttACATTACCTCCTTTCCAGTGGTTAAGATgaacccagaatttaccgacatgcTATTGACATCGGTAATTGGGCCACTGAGAgtggaggtgtaggaggaagtgTAAaatacggggaggaggaggaggaggaggaggaggaggaggaggaggaggaggggatgatgtcgaagggaggggaggagaggtaggaggtggcggaggtggtggaggaggtggtggaggaggcaggaggagggaaggttgggagataagagaggaggtagggagaaaaaggtgaagaaagggaaagaggaggggaggaggagggatagggggTTCAGGAAGGTCTTTAACTTCACCTGGGAAACACCTGAACGTTGAATCTGTGTAACCTTTGAGACGCTAGTGAAATATTTACtttggattgtgtgtgtgtgtgtgtgtgtgtgtgtgtgtgtgtgtgtgtgtgtgtgtgtgtgtgtgtgtgtgtgtgtgtgtgtgtgtgtgtttgagtttatcttctactgtgtttgtgtgtgtgtgtgtgtgtgtgtgtgtgtgtgtctagttggCTGTCGGGCTTGcagaatcaatctctctctcaaaccatgATGCATCTATCTCTgcttgactgcctgactgactgactgactgactggctatatATGCGAATAGATatgtcgatctctctctctctctctctccgtaaatcCCAACAGATCGTTGTTTATGTCACAAACTTGGCTGtcgcgtgatttttttttttgttttgttttctctgccGCGTTAAACAATTTTTCCCAACGTAACTTTGACACCaactttcatttcataaaaaacAAGTGATAATACATAAACCGATTTttttttcggtgtgtgtgtgtgtgtgtgtgtgtgtgtgtgtgtgtgtgtgtgcgcgcgttttTTATCGTAGCTGGAAAGCGTTTATTTTGTGCTATGTTTTATGAGTCGAAAAATTCACTACTTACGTTCTGAATGAGTTTTATACGTAAATGGAAATATGGGCAAAGATGAATAACTATACTTTTATTTACAGTTTCTTTATGGAAATACTGACAACTAATGTTATGCTGTATTTTGTGAATGGCTGCTACAcaactatttattttcttcaacatCTGGCATGTGTATACTGCTgtcttttttttgggggtgggggtggggggtagtgACTGAAAAGAGCATGGCAAATTAGTCTGCTTTGTATATCTTTCTTGTTAATCTTTGTTACTCGACACTGAAAGTAAAAATAATCTGAAGCCCTTTTATTGTATTACTGAAAACTAAAAGACTCGTGTCAATGCTGTTAGAGGAGTGTGATGCGCCTTCTTTTTCCTCGCCATTATGAAAgctccctatttttttctcttactttccggTTTGGCGTCcggttgtattcttttatttctccgcGTGTGTCCTAAGTCCGCCTTCCAGTACATTTCCCTCCCTGTGTTTCCTTTTCTCTGAGTTCCCTGCGCCGGAAATCTTCATTATACTCCACGCCATTCTAAGACTTGCTTCCATTTCGTCGGGATAATggattcctatttttttttccttattccttctcttggaaaaaaaatatatagtcacAAAAAGTTGTAAAGACACACCGAGGGAGAGtgtcagagagaaaaaaataagagagagagagagagagagagagagagagagagagagagagagagagagagagagagagagagagaatgtttcctTCTTCACTGCTAAGGGAAGTCATTATCACAAGATCATTGCGGCGAAGGAAAACTTTTGCGCCAATTTCAGTTATGGGAagagcacatacacacacacacacacacacacacacacacacacacacacacacacacacagaagacacaGTTTTCGGGTATGGCACTTGGGAAATCTTTTAATTAGCGGGGAATTACTTAAATTTTGTCCTTTGATGTGGAGAGGCCTTCGTGGCTAGACCGCCTTCCTCAAGCCcacttctccgttttctttctcccttccaagTCCGTCTCCAGATTGTCTTTCTCGAGGGTATTCTAATTAAGACGCTGGAACACTTTCTCTTCATGTATAAGCTCACAATGATCTTCTCCCTATGACTTTTCCTTCCGCCTGTCCTTCAAGtgttcttcgttttatttttttctttagtttccgttGTCCCTCaccatcaccgttgccagattatcgtactcagagcatagtatttaccggtttctgacgcctaaatattgccaagaaacatcaggatctaactcttttaacgataactataaatgagtttcgttattggagccccgaagacagttttggggtaggaagtcgggaaatataagcggttgagtacgacaatctggcaacgttgcttacCATTGCTATTTTAAAACGTGTGATTCCTAaagttgttattctttttcttccttgtgaactcagtcgcttttttttttacagcaaagggagcagaagggcaaaataaaatgaagaaaaaaaaacgctaatcactgccccattACTATTTTAAAACGTGTGATTCCTAAAgttgttattcattttcttccttgtgaACTcagtcgcttttttttttttagagcaaagggagcaaaagggcaaaacaaaatgaagaaaaaaaaaacgctaatcactgACCCTATACCaatgtcttttctttgttttccctcctctaTGTTCACTTTCCTaagtttcctttccctcctactgTTCATTTCACAagtcacttcacctcctcctaatCAAACGCCACACCTGCCATACATATCCTATTATTCCTTTTCAGCATTTCACCTTCCTCTGAAATACTCACACCCTTCTACACGCCTCTTCCATATTCCCTCGCTCCCTCTACCCTGCCGCTGTTCATCACCcgtgtccccttccctctctcacctcctcaaGAGCTTCCGAAGTGAAAGGCACAACAACTATCAGTCCCTCTCTCGTGCGTAAACTCCTCGTGGGTTTCCCAGACCCATTATGcgtgccttctcttccctttctctcggaATCTCAGTCCCTTCAGGCCGTCCTCACCCTCTGTGTCCCCTCGATGCAATGACTTCCTAATCAGCGGACTCTCTtgactttcttcccctttccctcggaCGTAGGCATTTAGCAGCCGCCAAGTACCCTTCCCTCCGACTCCTCCTGACAGATCGCTGACGGCTCACTGAACACAAACACCTCCTTCActaattcacctcctcctcctccgccacgttTTCCAgttacttctcttcattctcctcttcctcttcctctttctctttctcttcatcttcctgctcttcctcctcctcctccatctcctcctcgttcttctcccctTATCCATCGCCTGGcaggttttctctttcttttattcattcgttTCTCATGTGGAAACAAGAATTGCGCCAGCCGCGATCAACAATGGgttattttttgtctcctctcgttccagATTCAGCGGGAAGGAATGGTGGCGCGGAGATCCGGAATTCCAATCAGGCACAGGAGGCAGCCGGGGCCGCTGGAATTCGTATAACGGGTGAGAAAGTTATCggtggagggaggtaaaggaaccAACCTTCGCCGCTTGGCTGCTGTGGCCGAGTGTTTTACCGTCAAAAAGCTCTTCATTATATTCAGTCACTCAGCCAACCAGTAAGGCATCCAGCAgtccagccagccagacagattACCAGCCAGACTCTCAGCCAGCCAGTCTGCCCGCCAGACCCTCACGTGCTGGCTGTAGCACCATTTAGTGAAGCGGCAGAGTTTGCACCAACTCGGAAACAGTTTACTGGTTTTGACTATTCAGGTGGCGGCGAGCTACGGTGAGCTAtgcacggggcggggcgggaagcGCCATGAAATAGTGGTGGGGGAGCGGTGCCACGATGGTGCTGGCGGGGTGCTGAGGCAGAGGCGACCCACAACGCTCAGCATGAAGCCTTGGAGTCACCGCTGTGCTCTCGGCACTTTCGCCAGGCTACGGGCGGCCATCATCTGGGCGTGGGTGTGGTCGTTCGTGTGGGCGTGGGCGGTGTGCGGCGCGACGGGCACGTGTCCCAAGGTGTGCGAGTGTAAGTGGCGGGATGGCAAGGAGACGGTGTCGTGTCCTGACGCTGAGTTCATAGACATCCCGCGCGGCCTTGGCTCCACAACGCAGGTGCTTAATCTGCAGCACAACAACCTGCAGATCCTACCGCGCGACGCCTTCATCGACGCGGGTCTGGTGAACCTGCAGAAGGTGAGGCTCAACTTCTGCAACCTGAAGCACCTGGACCACGGCGCCTTCAACATGCTGGCCAACCTGGTGGAGCTGGACCTGAGCCACAACATGCTGCGTGCCGTGCCCTCGGAGGCCCTCGCCGACGTGCCTGGCCTGCGGGAGCTTCGCCTCGCCCACAACTACATCACCTCACTGCCCGAGGAGGCCTTCACCCCCACGCCTGACCTGGTGCACCTGGTCATCTCCCAGAACCAAATCGATGTCGTGAACGAGCGAGCCTTCCGCGGCCTGACCCGCCTCGAGGTGCTGAAGCTCTCCGACAACCGCCTGGCAGCGCTGGACGCAGCCATCGTACACCCCCTCGTCGCCATCCACGAGCTGCACCTCGACGCGAACCCCTGGCACTGCGACTGTCGCCTCAGGCCACTCAGGCGATGGATGATCGAGCGCAACGTTGCTTTCCTAGAGCCGCCGACCTGCGTGCAACCAGACCGCCTCAAAGGCAGGTCGTGGCAGGCACTGACTTTGGacgagtttgtgtgtgtgccgcAACTAACGGCCGTGGCCCCACGCGTCCTGGCTGCGCATGGCGAAAACGTGTCCCTGTCATGTCGCATCGAGAATGATATCGATGCCACGGTGTCCTGGTTCCTCGGAGATCGGGCGATACGTAACGGCAGCGAGCGTTACCGTGTGCTGGAGTCCATGTCGGCGAACCAGGAGACACGACTGTCCAACCTGACATTGAAAGGGGCGGGGCCTCGGGACCAGGGCACGTACCGCTGCGTAGCGCTCAACAAGGCGGGCAGATCAGAGGCCAACCTCACGCTGCAGGTGTCCAACGAGGTGGCGGAGGTGCGGCTGGTGACCATGGATCGCGTCTTTGTGACCGGCGGGCTGCTCACAGCCATGGCCATGATCCTGGTTGTGCTGCTGCTCCTCACCGCCATCCtcttgcggcggcggcagcaggccAGGCTGCGGCGCGGAGTGGAGACTGATCATAAGACAGAAACACCTCAGATGTCGCAGGACCGCGGCAGCACTTCCAGCGACTCCCATCCAAAGCTGGCCGACTACCACATCGTGCCCACCAACGACCTTGACGAGTCGTCGCCGCTGCCCACACACTCAGACAAGTCGTGGATGTTGCGTGACGCCTCAG
The nucleotide sequence above comes from Eriocheir sinensis breed Jianghai 21 unplaced genomic scaffold, ASM2467909v1 Scaffold84, whole genome shotgun sequence. Encoded proteins:
- the LOC126994641 gene encoding uncharacterized protein LOC126994641, with protein sequence MKPWSHRCALGTFARLRAAIIWAWVWSFVWAWAVCGATGTCPKVCECKWRDGKETVSCPDAEFIDIPRGLGSTTQVLNLQHNNLQILPRDAFIDAGLVNLQKVRLNFCNLKHLDHGAFNMLANLVELDLSHNMLRAVPSEALADVPGLRELRLAHNYITSLPEEAFTPTPDLVHLVISQNQIDVVNERAFRGLTRLEVLKLSDNRLAALDAAIVHPLVAIHELHLDANPWHCDCRLRPLRRWMIERNVAFLEPPTCVQPDRLKGRSWQALTLDEFVCVPQLTAVAPRVLAAHGENVSLSCRIENDIDATVSWFLGDRAIRNGSERYRVLESMSANQETRLSNLTLKGAGPRDQGTYRCVALNKAGRSEANLTLQVSNEVAEVRLVTMDRVFVTGGLLTAMAMILVVLLLLTAILLRRRQQARLRRGVETDHKTETPQMSQDRGSTSSDSHPKLADYHIVPTNDLDESSPLPTHSDKSWMLRDASVDDFPSTKEVEKSSSYAESEQRKMSKPRPGGSGKSSSPSTVSYVEIPKSELAVTGLPTPDERLRWREHAAEGKEGRLLQMGAQRGSTLSMASGSHYPDLLDLPYTQQQKQQLQQQPRPPMQLLNPAYCTLPRVSSSSGLLGATASPGMDSLFQEISFSLPSSIRYRCASWVDLGESDTASTSLPSYARSPPVHPQLSLTDDGSPPPALKAHRDTLKELINAHRAERAVAEADKGAVGGSSDPCNLEYHAAQLEKFLLEYRKLQDQLYRMKVSYEASHSDRSEGSGEETALTEYNGDDERDNVPPPCPETPTSSLPRYTPAVAGASGKLPDDPLEERSLPSLPSAEPLRSILKRRYEEGGRGLPGLQGLLGLHGLQGLQALKGLQEMKGLQGLSNHQGSSSSSYSKSASSFDDPPQPLRPSLALPRLQPRPDPES